The genomic DNA TGGCATTCGCGAGATCGGGTCGCGGCACCGGAACCCATTGCAGCGATCAGGCTTTCAAAATTGGGCCCGGCTGTTGCGGCCACAAATTTGCCGGCATCACTGGATAAGGCTTCGGCAATTTGACGGGCATTTTTTTTTCGCGCCGACTCCCCAGTGACAATGACTGCACCGGTTTGGATGTCATTAGGATCAATACCTGCTCGCTTATATTCTGCTTTAAGGAACTCGGTTAGTTTTTTAATATCAATAGTTTTATCATCAGACATCGGTGTGTGGATGATGCGGCCTTCATAAATGATGTCTCTTTGCCGAATCTTAAAGCGCCGGGTAACCGAGCGCTCATCTTTTTTCAGCAAAAGCTTTGAAAACACCAGATGACTGGTTGAGCTACCGACATCCACGCCAACGGAAAGTATATCAACTTCGTTCGTTTCCATATTCATAGGTTCAAGGTTCAGGGGTTAGGGGTTAGGGTTCAGGGGTTAGGGTTCAGAACTTCAGGGTTCAGAGGTTTACATCTTATTGATCAAGCAGTCCCAACCTTTGAACTTTTGAACGCTGAACCCAGAACCAGGCGAAACAATAAACCATATGCCTTTAATAATGGCACTGACTTAGCTATTTATTGCTTGAGTTTGTGGGGGTACCATCACCTAGCCCAGCTCGCACGCGTTTGCGCACACCGGATGCCCCGCCCGGTCGCCAGTCTTTGAATGACTGGAGCTCTTCATAGCAATGCAGCTTGTCCATTTTTTTTAGGCGTGCAACAATCTGGGTCCAGGCGCAAGGTGTTCCCTGGCCGACTTCACAGAAGCCTCCTTTAGAACCGCCACAGGGGCCGTTAAAAAGACCTTTCGCACAACACGCAACCGGACAAATGCCGCCGGTATGGATGAGTATACAATTTCCGCAGCCTTTGCATTTTTCGATCCACGAGCCCGGCTTGTCCGATGCGCCCAAAAAAGTTGTATTTAACGCCGGAATCACCGGCAAAGGTTCAAATTCATCCGCCAAGGTCTGCACCCCGGCACCGCAGGCCAGAGAAAGGATGGCATCGGTTCCAGCAGGAATTTCCTGATAGTCATGAACCAGGTCCCGCTCGCACTGTCTGAGAATGCAGCCAACGACAAACTTCGGCGGTGAGTCTTGATAATGCCGAATTTGTGAAAGCTCGCGACTGAGCTGTTCAGCCTCCTTTTCACCACCCGAAAGACAAACGGTCACACAACTGCCACATCCCAGAACAAGCACCTGTTTGTAATCTTTAATGGCTGCAACAATTTCTTCCAGCGGCTTCAAATCTCCTACGATCATTTATTTCTCCCTCTGCATAAATTGAGCGATTGTCGAGGTTGCCGCAGCTACACGGCAGATGACGTTTCGCTATAGTATACTATGCGGAACGACATCTAATCCGCCTGCGGCGGAGTAAGATCGGCAATCCCGTAGGGTTTCAAATATTAAAAATATAAATCGAGATAATTCATTGGACGTGATCCAAAACAAGTCCCTTTTAATATTTAAAACGATCAATTTATGATTTTTTTGAAGGCAGCAACTTGGCGGCAGCTGCATTTTGCTGGTGCTTCGGACAAAGCGCTTCGCTGGTTGATTTCAGTTTGCTGTCGATTTTTTGCTGAAAGGCCGGCGAATAAAGCACCTCACCGCATACCCGGCAATGAATCAAATCAAGTGAAACGACATCATCCCATTCGCCCACCAACAGATGCTGAAATTCTATGGCATCCTGGGGACAAACACGCCAGCATTGGCCGCAACGCGCGCATTTGGTCATATTGTGTTTTAGCGTCCGCTGACCATCTTGATCGGCAAAATCCAGAGCCGAAGCCGGACAGTTTTCGCAGCATGCCAGACAGCCATTACACTGATCATTAACTCTAAAGTAAGACATAAATTTTTAACCGATTTACTATTGATATAATTCAATTTTAATATAAAACAAAAACCCGCGGAGAACTTAGCCCAGCGGCAAAAGGGGCGCCTTATAACTAAATTGAGCGATTGTTGAGATTTACCTGCATCCGATGTCTGGCCCTATCCTTTTTATTAGAAATAAATGGTATTTTAGGTTTATAAATGCGCCAATTTTGTTGCTGGGCTCGGCCGCACAAGGATTTTTATGCGGGGCATACCTGGAGTATGTTCCGCATTATAATCCGCGGAGAACACAGCCCAGCGGCAAAAAGGGCCAAATAATACTAAATTGAGCGATTGTCGAGGTTGCCGCAGCTACACGACAGATGTCGTTCCGCTATAGTGTACTATGCGGAACGACATCTAATCCGCCTGCGGCGGAGTAGGATCGGCAAGCCCGAAGGGTTTCAAATTAAAAAATAAAAATAAGACAGAATTCCTTTCATAGTAAATCTTCCTATTTTTTAATTTGGAACGCTCAATTTAGGAAAAATCAGCCGCCGCCTACGAGCAGCATTATCTTAACATTATCGCCGTCTTTAAGCTTCTGCTGCGCCAATTTATCACGGGGCACAAATCCCTCGTCATTGAGCATCACCTGGATGGTCATATCCAACTGCCCGCTGTCGTCCAGCAAGATTTTGCGTCCTTTGCTGCCGGCGCGATCGACGATATGCTTGATTAGATCCGCAAGGGAGCCATCAGCCATTTCAATGTCGGTCTTGCGGCCAATTAATTTCGACAAAGACGGCAACCCAAGGGATTCGACCTGGATTTTCAAAACAACCTCCAACTTCATGGAAATCGTTAATTGTTATTTGTTATTTGTTATTTATGAACATTTGAGGCGATAGGCGTCCTTGCCGACCGTCTGCCATGGATCAGAGACCACAATCTATCGCCGTGTTGCCTTGGCCACTTTTTCAGCGGCCTGACGCATTCGCCCTGCACTGGCAGTCCGCGATAGCTGATAGTCAACCGCCCTGGTATAACAGAATCGCACGCATTGCGGGTCCCCATCACATAGATCACATTTGAAAACACGCCCTCTCCTGCTGCTCCAGCGCATGGCACCAAAAGGGCAAGCGGCAACGCACATTTTGCAGCCAATGCAAAGGTCTTGGTCTACGGCAACACTGTCAAGTTGATCATCACGGCGGATGGCATCTTTTGGACAGACTTCCAGACAGGGCGCATCTTCACACTGCTGACAGCTCATGGGGATGTAAACGCCCATGTGTTCCCATTTTACAACCTGAATACGGGATAAAGAGGGATTGCTCACGCCAAAATGCCTGACAGAACAGACAAGCTCGCAGTTCCGGCAACCGGTGCATTTTTCCGAATCGATCGTCAATATTTTCCTGTCCATCATCTGTCCCTTATCTTCGCCTGGATAGCCGTTTTGAAGGTCAAACTGCACATCATACTGTGTTCACTTCAATGAACGATTAGGTTGATGTATATTACCAGTTAAGAATGTTTTGTCAAGCACTATGTAGGAATATTGCTTATTTTAGGGCAAAAATATCGATGCTTAGCAAAACCAGATAACATTTATAGTTCATCATAGTGAACAATTATTCGACCATTGCGCCGATCTCGATCCTTAACGAACCCACTTTTGATAACGCCACAAAATAAAACATTAAAAGCTGTTTGTCAGTTACTCGATGGTCGATATCACTTTGACCTGATGATTTTCCATATAAACAGAGGTCGGAAATAACAAATTTCTTGACATCCCGCCACGGTTCAGATAGCTCTACCACAGAGTAGCTACTTCATAGCTATACTGCTTGCTGTCAAACGATTCTCATCCATAAACCGCTCGGAGCCGCAAGTCACCGTTACCCCGCAGCGGTAAAATCCGCAGCATCGTTTCCAATATAAATGCTTTAATCCGAATTCTCCGGCACATGCGCGGAGAGCCCACAAAAAGGAGGCGTCTTATGAAACGTAAAATGTTCTTACTCTGTATTGCGTTTGTTGCTGTATTTGTCTGGATAATTCCTGGACCGACTGTCTATGCCGCCGAGCCGATCGTTATCGGCGTCCCCACTTCTCTGGGTTTTCTAGAAGGCAAAGAATCTCATAAGGCGGTCCAGATCGCGGTTAGCGAGATTAACGCCAAAGGCGGTGTCAATGTTGGGGGTACCAAACGGATGTTGAAAGTCGCCGCCACTGACCTGCGAGATGCCGCTCCCGGCGTCCCCGTACCGGAAGCCCTACTGGGACTGGAAAAAATTATCCTCGAAAAAAAACCGGCTGCCATTGTTGTAGGGCCGTTTCGATCCGAAGCATTGATGGCGGGTATGGACATCATTGCCAAATATAAGGTACCGATGCTGGGCACAATAGCCATGAGCCCCGGTTCCGAGAAAAAAATCAAATCCGATCCGGAAAAGTATAAATACATTTTTAGAACCTGCCTGAATGCCGTGCACCTGGTAAAATACCTGGCCGGCAACATGGCCTTGATAAACAAGGAATTCGGCTTCAATAAAGTTTTCGTCATGCACCAGGATGTCGCCTGGGCCAGGGCCACCGCAGGTTTTGTCAAAAAAGTATATTTTGACAAAGCCGGCTGGGAGGTTTTGGGCATGGAAGCCTATCCCACCGGCACCTCGGATTTCTCATCGGCTCTGATGAAAGCGCGTGCCAAGGGCGCCCAGGTCATTATGCCGATATTTGATATGCCCCAGAGCGGAATTCTGGTAAAGCAATGGAAATCCATGAAAGTACCCGCTTTGATGGCCGGATTTATCTCACCCCTGGCCGGATCAGAAGCCTGGAACACATTTGACGGTAAAATCGGCGGTGTGATGAACAGCATTTTTGAGCTGGGCAGCGGTATCTACTCTGAGAAAGTACCGGCGTCGAAGGACTTTTTCTATAAATATAAAAGCACCTTCGGCAAACCCATCCAGGGCGGCCACGGCATTGCACCCTCTTACGAATCTGTCTACATCCTGGCCGAAGCCATCGAGCGCGCCGGCAGCCTGGATCCTGACGCCATTGTCGCGGAATTGAAAAAAACCGACCGCAATGGTGTGATGGGACGTATTCGATATGATGAGGGCAACCAGGCTGTTTATGGCAAAGATCCGAATGAAACCGCCATCGGTCTGGTATTTCAATGGACTGACAATGGGCAGCGTAAAATCGTCTTCCCGGCCGCTGTTGCCGAAGCCAAAATCAAGCTGCCACCCGGATTAAAGTCTTTGAAATAAGACGCTGGGATTCGTAAAGATCGCGCCATCTTGCTCGGCGGATTTGTGCGACCGTTTGATCTATCGAAAAACTCTATGGCGCAATGAACGCACAGCGTTCATTGCGCCAAATCTGTTGATTCAGCAAGCAAACTATTTAGACAAGCAGCAGCAATTATAGCTTCATCAGGTTGTCAGAATACGATAGGAGCGGTAAAATTAATGTTTATCGGCACGGTGATCTACGCTGTTGTAAACAGCGTTATTTTAGCGTTGTTGGCCATTGGTTTTAATTTAACCTTCGGCATCAGTGGGGTGGCAAATTTCGCCTATGGCGCCCTGTATATCATGTCCGCTTACATCAGCTGGATGCTGTTAAATCTTTTAGACCTTCCATTTCTGCTGGCCGCTGCCATATCCATCCTGATTACCACCGTGTGCGGGGCCCTGATGTACCGCTTTGTATTGCTGCGAGTGAGGGGCCAGGCACTATCGGAGGTGATCGCAACCTTTGGTATCGGTCTGGCCATTTTGGAATTGTTTCGCTACCTCGGTTTTGTGGGCTTTGAATATACCTTGCCTGTGTTTATCGACCACAGTTTTGTGATCTTCGGCGCTTATATTGATATGCAAAGGATCTTAATTGTGATTATCGGTGTGGCGCTGGTCATTTTTCTGTGGTTTTTTACCCATCACACATCTTTAGGGCTTGCTTTCAGAGGAATTGCCCAGGATGAACGCACCGCTTTGAGTCTGGGCATCAATTCTGATCGCATTGCAACATTGAGCGTTTCTTTTGGCGCCGGCCTGGCCGCCATCGCAGCCACCATTATCATCCCCCTTGGCAGCATTGCACCCAGCGAAGGCTACGAGGTACTGATCAAGGCCCTGGCAGTATGCATTATCGGTGGTCTGGGCAGCACCGGCGGCGTTATTGTGGCCAGCTTTGTGATTGGCTTTGCCGAACGCTTTACCGACAGTTATATCAGCTCCCACTGGACCATGATTGTCAGTTTGGCGGCGATCCTGATTGTGCTGACCATTAAACCATCCGGTTTATTCGGCAAACAAAAAGAGCTTGAAGAACGAATATAGAGGAATGGGGAAGTGGGAATGCAAAACGGGGAATTAAATTCAAAGCAAAGACGCAAAGAGCGCGTCGATCGCGGCATAAAGGCCCGATCCAGCGATATTTTTGCCCTAACGTCCTGGCGAGAAATGCTTTATCTGGCAGCCCCCAGACTCATACCCATCGTCGCCTGCCTGGTGCTGCCGCTGGTACTGGGTATTTACTGGCAAAGGGTGTTGCTAAATGTGGCTGTTTTCGCGCTATTGGCCATCAGCTGGGACATCCTGGAACAAAGCGGCATGATATCGCTGGGGCAAGCACTTTTTTTCGGGATGGGTGCTTACGCAGCCGGTGTATTGAATCACTCTTTTGGCTGGTCGCCGTATATAACCATCCCCATAGCGTCCATCCTGGGCGGGTGTATCTGCACGCTTGTTTTACTGCCGGTCTTGCGGCTGAGAGGCATCTACTTTTCCATGGTGACACTCATTATCCCGCTGATGCTGGTGCGGATCGTCGAAGCCACCAAGATCTTCGGTGGCACCGAAGGATTAAGCGGGATTACGCCCCTGGCTTCACGCTGGATTGAGGTCTATGTGATTGTCGGCGCCCTGCTGGGGGCTTTGTTTGGTTTCCGCCGCATGATGGGATCTGACTATGGGCTGGTGTTAAAAGGCATCAGCGATAACGACCGCTCGGTTATGAACGCAGGCATCAATATTTACTGGTTTAAAGCCCAAGCCCTGTTTATTGCCAGTGCCGTCGGGGCCTTTGCCGGTGCCTTTACAACCCATGTCTATATGTTTGTCGGCATGCCGGTCTTTGCCCTGGATTATTCGATTCTGCCCATAGCGGCAGCAGTGGTCGGCGGCCCCGGCACTCTGGCAGGAGCAACCCTGGGCGCTTTTATCCTGGTGCCGCTTTCAGAAATCTTACGCGGCATCGGCGGATTACGTATCGTGATATACGGGCTGTTTCTGGTGGTATTTATCGTGGCTTTGCCGGAAGGCATCTTCCATTATATTCAGCGCAAATATCACCAGTTTGAACGCTGGGTGGAGGTGTAATTATGAGCCCCACTGCGCTGCTAAAGGTTGCCGGGCTTTACAAAAACTTTGGAGGGGTTCAAGCCATTCATGATCTAAGCTTTGAGTTGGCCAAAGGAGAGCTCCTGGGCCTGATCGGGCCCAACGGCTCCGGCAAAACCACGGCGGTTAACCTGATCACCGGTTTTGTCAAACCCACCGAGGGCGAAATCATTTACAATGGTAAAAACATCAGTGGTATGCCGCCCTATAAAATTATCCGCATGGGAATCGCGCGCACCTTTCAGATGGTCAAGCCTTTCTATCAATTGCCGGCTTACAAAAACATGATTATACCGCTGTATTCACCGCGGGTTAAAAAAATGGTAGGCGGCAAATACGGTGATCGTGATGCGGTGGCGCTGGATCTTCTAGAAGAAGTGGGTTTTGAACGCGATGCCTTTGTGGCCTACAAAAGCGCCAGCGTATTGCCCCAGGGCTACCTCAAAAGACTGGAGCTGGCCAAGGCCATTGCGTTGCAACCGGATTTGATCATCCTCGATGAACTGTTTTCAGGGCTTAGCTTGGCTGAAGTCGCCAGTATTGTTCCGATCATCGAAAAGCTGCGGTTGGAAGGCAAAACCATTATCATGATCGAGCACCGTCTCAAGGAGCTGTTTCGAATCGCGGATCGCGTCATTGTCCTTAATTACGGTGAAAAAATCGCAGAAGGTGAAGCAGCCGAAGTGATGGAAAGCGATGCCGTCAAAAAAGCCTATCTCGGAGCTGAGGCCTGACGGGCATTTATATCTTTATCCAGTGTCGTTATTATCTGCTTGCTTTTATTTTACGACTCTCTTCTTGCAGCAGATTTGCCTTCACAAA from Desulfobacterales bacterium includes the following:
- a CDS encoding MoaD/ThiS family protein, whose amino-acid sequence is MKIQVESLGLPSLSKLIGRKTDIEMADGSLADLIKHIVDRAGSKGRKILLDDSGQLDMTIQVMLNDEGFVPRDKLAQQKLKDGDNVKIMLLVGGG
- a CDS encoding branched-chain amino acid ABC transporter permease; amino-acid sequence: MFIGTVIYAVVNSVILALLAIGFNLTFGISGVANFAYGALYIMSAYISWMLLNLLDLPFLLAAAISILITTVCGALMYRFVLLRVRGQALSEVIATFGIGLAILELFRYLGFVGFEYTLPVFIDHSFVIFGAYIDMQRILIVIIGVALVIFLWFFTHHTSLGLAFRGIAQDERTALSLGINSDRIATLSVSFGAGLAAIAATIIIPLGSIAPSEGYEVLIKALAVCIIGGLGSTGGVIVASFVIGFAERFTDSYISSHWTMIVSLAAILIVLTIKPSGLFGKQKELEERI
- a CDS encoding ABC transporter substrate-binding protein, which gives rise to MKRKMFLLCIAFVAVFVWIIPGPTVYAAEPIVIGVPTSLGFLEGKESHKAVQIAVSEINAKGGVNVGGTKRMLKVAATDLRDAAPGVPVPEALLGLEKIILEKKPAAIVVGPFRSEALMAGMDIIAKYKVPMLGTIAMSPGSEKKIKSDPEKYKYIFRTCLNAVHLVKYLAGNMALINKEFGFNKVFVMHQDVAWARATAGFVKKVYFDKAGWEVLGMEAYPTGTSDFSSALMKARAKGAQVIMPIFDMPQSGILVKQWKSMKVPALMAGFISPLAGSEAWNTFDGKIGGVMNSIFELGSGIYSEKVPASKDFFYKYKSTFGKPIQGGHGIAPSYESVYILAEAIERAGSLDPDAIVAELKKTDRNGVMGRIRYDEGNQAVYGKDPNETAIGLVFQWTDNGQRKIVFPAAVAEAKIKLPPGLKSLK
- a CDS encoding 4Fe-4S dicluster domain-containing protein; its protein translation is MMDRKILTIDSEKCTGCRNCELVCSVRHFGVSNPSLSRIQVVKWEHMGVYIPMSCQQCEDAPCLEVCPKDAIRRDDQLDSVAVDQDLCIGCKMCVAACPFGAMRWSSRRGRVFKCDLCDGDPQCVRFCYTRAVDYQLSRTASAGRMRQAAEKVAKATRR
- a CDS encoding ABC transporter ATP-binding protein produces the protein MSPTALLKVAGLYKNFGGVQAIHDLSFELAKGELLGLIGPNGSGKTTAVNLITGFVKPTEGEIIYNGKNISGMPPYKIIRMGIARTFQMVKPFYQLPAYKNMIIPLYSPRVKKMVGGKYGDRDAVALDLLEEVGFERDAFVAYKSASVLPQGYLKRLELAKAIALQPDLIILDELFSGLSLAEVASIVPIIEKLRLEGKTIIMIEHRLKELFRIADRVIVLNYGEKIAEGEAAEVMESDAVKKAYLGAEA
- a CDS encoding branched-chain amino acid ABC transporter permease, translated to MQNGELNSKQRRKERVDRGIKARSSDIFALTSWREMLYLAAPRLIPIVACLVLPLVLGIYWQRVLLNVAVFALLAISWDILEQSGMISLGQALFFGMGAYAAGVLNHSFGWSPYITIPIASILGGCICTLVLLPVLRLRGIYFSMVTLIIPLMLVRIVEATKIFGGTEGLSGITPLASRWIEVYVIVGALLGALFGFRRMMGSDYGLVLKGISDNDRSVMNAGINIYWFKAQALFIASAVGAFAGAFTTHVYMFVGMPVFALDYSILPIAAAVVGGPGTLAGATLGAFILVPLSEILRGIGGLRIVIYGLFLVVFIVALPEGIFHYIQRKYHQFERWVEV
- a CDS encoding methylenetetrahydrofolate reductase C-terminal domain-containing protein; the encoded protein is MIVGDLKPLEEIVAAIKDYKQVLVLGCGSCVTVCLSGGEKEAEQLSRELSQIRHYQDSPPKFVVGCILRQCERDLVHDYQEIPAGTDAILSLACGAGVQTLADEFEPLPVIPALNTTFLGASDKPGSWIEKCKGCGNCILIHTGGICPVACCAKGLFNGPCGGSKGGFCEVGQGTPCAWTQIVARLKKMDKLHCYEELQSFKDWRPGGASGVRKRVRAGLGDGTPTNSSNK
- a CDS encoding ethanolamine ammonia-lyase reactivating factor EutA, producing METNEVDILSVGVDVGSSTSHLVFSKLLLKKDERSVTRRFKIRQRDIIYEGRIIHTPMSDDKTIDIKKLTEFLKAEYKRAGIDPNDIQTGAVIVTGESARKKNARQIAEALSSDAGKFVAATAGPNFESLIAAMGSGAATRSREC
- a CDS encoding 4Fe-4S dicluster domain-containing protein, with amino-acid sequence MSYFRVNDQCNGCLACCENCPASALDFADQDGQRTLKHNMTKCARCGQCWRVCPQDAIEFQHLLVGEWDDVVSLDLIHCRVCGEVLYSPAFQQKIDSKLKSTSEALCPKHQQNAAAAKLLPSKKS